The genomic DNA GACGCCGCCGGCACCCTGCGGATCGGCACTGCGCGGCTTTCGCTGTCCTCGGCACAGCTCGACCTTGCGCCCCTCGCGGGCAGCCTCTTCACAGTGGACGCAGCCCGCGCTCCCCTGCCCTGACACGACCAGACCGGAGACCCTAAGTGACGAACCCACTCGCCCCCGATACGCTCGACCTGCTGCGCAAGACCAGCACGGCAACCCTCTCCACCCAGCTGTTCAAGCGCAACTTCCGCCAGCCCTTCCTCGTGGACGTGATGCCCCTGTCGCGCGAGATCGAGCGGTTCGCAGGCGAGGCCTTCACCCTGCGCTTCGTCCCCTCCCGGGAGGACAAGGATTGGGATCTCGGCGATCTGTCCAAGCGCGGCGAGGACAACATCCAGTGGGAGGCCGTCGAGGCCATCGAGGCCGGTCAGGTTCTGGTGATCGACAGCCGCAACGACCCGCGCGCGGCCAGCGCCGGCAACATGCTGATGACCCGGATGATGCGCAAAGGCGTGGCCGCCGCGATCACCGATGGCGCGTTCCGCGATGGCACGGAAATCTCGCAGATGAACTTCCCGGCCTATTGCCGCTCCAACACCGCCACCACGCGCCCCGCCTACCACCGCGCCATCGCCATGCAGGAGGTGATCGGCTGCGCTGATGTGGCCGTCTATCCGGGCGATATCATCGTGGGCGACAGCGACGGCGTGATCGTCATCCCCCGCGCCATCGCCGATGAGGTGGCCCGCGACAGCTACGAGCAGGAGCTGCGCGAAAAGTTCCTCTTCACCAAGATCGACAGCGGCGCGCCGCTCTGGGGCACCTACCCGCCCAACGCCGAAACGCTGGCCGAATTCGAAACATGGAAAGCCGAAGGAAACACGCTGTGACCACCCCCGCAGAGAAAGCCGAGGCGCTGATCCGCCATTACTTCGACATGTGCAACAAGGCCGACCGTCAGGGGCTGATCGACTGCTTCACCCCCGACGGCACCCATTACTTCCCCCCCGGCCTGCCCGGCGCGCCCTGGCGCGGGGCCGAGGCGGTGGCCGATGGCTGGGTGATGTGCGTCGAGAAGATGGGCAGCAAGTGGACCATCGAAAAGGTGCTCTGCGCCGCCGATGGCCGCGAGGCGGTGATCGAATGGACCCACTGGAAAACCGGCATCGGCGAGGCCCTGCGCGGCGACGAGTGGTATATCTTCAACGACGACATCACCAAGATCAAAGAGATCCGCGCCTATTACGCCAGCCCGGTCGACAAGTCCGAGCCGGTCAACAAGCTGCATGACTTCGATTACGAGGGGCGCGGCTATCACATGGAGCCCCCCACCGTGGAGGGCCGCGACTGATGCAATTTGCCCTGATCTGCCGCGATGGCAGCGACGTGCTGGCCAAACGGCTGGCCAACCGTGACGCGCATCTTGAACGCATCCACGCAATGAAGGCCGAGGGCCGCATCCTCGACGGTGGCGCGATCCTGTCGGACGAGGGCGAGATGGCCGGCTCGGTCGTGCTGTGCGACTTCCCCGACCGCGCCGCGCTCGATGCCTATCTGGCCAGCGAGGTCTACGCCACCGAAGGCATCTGGGCCGACATCGAGGTGCTCCCCTTCAAGCGCGTCCAGTGGAAGGGCTGAGCGATGTATATCGGTGAACAGATCAGCTTCCCGACCTCCGAGCGCCTGCGCCTGTCGCGCCAACTGGGCTGCGAAAGAGTGGTCATCGACGCCCGCCCGCTCGACGAGGTGATGGGCCCGGACGGTCGCTGGGACGCAGAGAAGATCCGCGCCTTCACCGCCCGCGTGGCGGCAGAGGGGCTGCGGGTGGAAGTGATGGCGCTCGACGTCGGCTCCCTGCTGCTGGATTCCCTCTACGCCCCCGAACGCGCCGAAGCGCTGGCCGAGGAGCTGCGCGCCAACATCCGCGCGGCCGGCGCGGCGGGCATCCCCTGCCTCAAGTTCAACGTGCAGATGGTCGGCATCACCCGCACCGGCATGGTCACGGGGCGCGGAGGCATCAAATGCTCAGCCTTCCGGCTGGAGGATTACTCCCCCGAGAAAGACAGCCGTTTTTCCTATCGCGGCGTGGTGCTGCCCGACGAAGACACCGCAGACGGCAAGGGCACGGCGGGGCAAAAGTCTGCCCAGGAGGTGCCCGGCGTGACCGAGGCGCAGGGCTGGCAGGCGCTGAGCTATCTGGTGAACGCGCTGGTCCCCACGGCGGAGGAGGCGGGCGTGAAGCTTGCCGCGCACCCGCATGACCCGGCCTATCCGGTGGGCGGGCTGAACGGCGTTCACCACAACCTCGGCTCTATCGAGGGGATGCGGCGGTTCCTCGATCTGGCCAATGGCTCGCCCGCGCTCGGCCTGAACTTCTGCCAAGGCACGATTGCCGAGATGTCGACCGAGGGCACCGACTACGTTATCCGCGCGATCCGCGAGTTCGGGCCGGGCGGGCATATCTTCATGGTGCATTTCCGCAATATCCGAGGCGGGCACCTCGATTTTCACGAGTGCTTCCCCGACGAGGGCGACGTGGATATGGCTGCCTGCGTGCGCGCCTACCGCGATGCGGGCTACAGCGGCATCCTCTGCCCCGACCACGTGCCGCTGAGCGAGCTCGACCCCGACCGCACCCGGTTCTTCGCCTTCGCCCTAGGCTACACCAAGGGCCTGCTCCACGCCGCCTGAGTCGATAAGAGCCAGCGCCACACCCCCAATCTCGCCTCTCCCGTCGTGTTTACGAACGCGGCGGAAGACGTCTCGTCACGCCGCCCAATGGCATTCCCGTCCCGGCCAAAGGTCAGCTCAGCACCGCAAACGACAACACGGATGCTACCGTTTGAATACAGCGGATAATTTCCAAAAACTCAGCAAAACAACGCCTTTTCGCCAAAGAGGGCACGGTGACAGGTATGCCGAGGGCAGTGTAGCGGTTTAGCACGGCGCCGCCCTAACCGCTCCGTGCGCTCACTGCGCCTGCGCACCGGCTTCAGTCCTGATTGCCCCTGCCATTCCACTTTGACGCATGGCATCTAACTTCGCAGTGACGGATCGGTGAAGGCGGGGATTGGCAATAAGTGACTTGGGGAAGAGGCCCGGCATCTCCATCAGATTAGATACGGTTGTCGCTGTATCATCCGTGTCATTGGCGAACCGCCGCAACTCGGCCTCTCGCGGGTCTCTCAGTTCGAAGGCCTCTCCCGCATCGGTCTTCCCCATTGCGTAACGCATCCAGGCGGCGATGGCGAAGGCGAATGGCTCCACGGAATGGCCTTTCGAAACGGCGACCTCGGCAGGGGCAAGGATCCGTTGCGGTAGCTTCTCGGTGCCGTCCATGGCGATCTGGTAGGTCTGGTGCCGCAAGTGCGGGTTGGAGAACCGGGTGCAGAGCGCTTCGGCATAGGCGGCGAAGTCGACGCCGGGAAGCTCTGGGAGCGTGGCGGCGGCGGCGGCGAGGTGGCGGCGCACCAGCGCTGCGAGGGAGGCGTCCTGCATCACGTCAGAGACGTGGCGATGGCCGCTGAGGAATCCGGTATAGGCCAGCATCGAATGCGCGCCGTTCAGCATCCGCAGCTTCATCTCCTCGTAGGGCTTCACGTCGGCCACGAACATCGCGCCCGCCGCCTCCCAAGCCGGGCGGCCGGTTGGAAAGCTGTCCTCGATCACCCATTGGGTGAAGGCCTCGGTCTCTACCGCCGCCTCGTCGCGCTGACCTGTCATCGCCTCGGCGTCGGCGAGGGTTTCGGGCGTGGCAGCGGGCGTGATGCGGTCGACCATGGTGGAGGGAAAGGCCACTTCCGCAGCGATGAAATCGGCCACCTCGGGCGCGGTGCGGCGGGCGAAATCCACCAACAGGCCGCGCAGGAGCGGGCCGTTCTCGGGGAGGTTGTCGCAGCAGAGCACGGTGAAAGGCGGGTGGCCCGCGGCACGGCGGGCTTGAAGCGCCCAGACCAAGAGGCCAGCGACGCCGATAGGGGCCTCGGGTGCGGCAAGGTCGTGTGCAATGGCGGGGTGAGACGGGTCAACGCCGCCGGTGGTGCGGTCGATGCCATAGCCCTTTTCGGTGACGGTCATGCTGACGATGCGGGTGTGCGGCGAGGTCAGCGCGGCCAGCACCTCGGCGCGATCAGGCCCGAGGCAGAGCGCCCCGGCGACCGAGCCGATCACCCGGGCGCGGCTGCCCTCGGCGCTGCGCTCGATCAGGGTGAAGAGCCCGTTCTGGGGGCCGAGTTGCGTGGCGGGTTCGGGGCTGCGCAGGCTTACACCACAGATGCGCCAGTCACCGCCCGAGGCGGCCAGCGCGGTATCGGTCGCGGCGGCCTGGTGCGCCTTGTGAAAGGCCCCGAGCCCGAGGTGGACGATGCCCACGCCATGATCGGCGGGCACATAGCCGGGCCGCGCGACGGTGTCGGGCAGCCCCTCCAGTGTTGTCAGCCTCATGCGGTGATCCGGGGTTCGAGCGCGGCGATGATCCCGCGCAGCTCGGCCAGGCCCTTGAGCCGCCCGATAGAAGGATAGCCGGGTTGCGCGCTGCGCTTCAGGTCATCGAGAATGTCCTGCCCATGATCGGGGCGGAAGGGAATGGACCAGTCAGCACGTCCGGCGGCCTTGCGCTTCGCCTCCTCATTCAGTGCCGCCTCGATCAAGGCCACCATGTCGGTATCGCCGCCGAGGTGCTCGGCCTCGTGGAAGTCGCCGCGGATATCGCCGGTCTCGCGCGTCACGTTGCGGAGGTGCAGGAAATGCACCCGGTCGCCCAGCCGCTCCATCATGCCCGGCAGGTCGTTGTCGGGCCGGGCACCGAGCGAGCCGGAGCAGAGAGTGATGCCGTTGGCGGGGCTGTCGACGCCCTCGACCAGCTTTTGGTAGTGGTATTCCGTCGACATGATCCGGGGCAGGCCCAGCAGCGGCACCGGCGGGTCGTCGGGGTGGCAGCACATCCGCAGGCCAAGGCGCTCGGCGGTGGGCACCACCTCGGCAAGGAAGTCGAGCAGGTGCTTGCGCAGGGTGTCTTCACTCATCGCGGCATATTGGGCGAGGTGGTCGCGCACGTCTTCGAGAGAGAAGCTCTCCGCTGCGCCGGGCAGGCCGAAGACGACGTTCTTGGCGAGTTGCGCCTTGCGGTCCTCGGACATCTCGGCAAACCGCCGGGCGGCGGCGTCGCGCAGGGCCTCGTCATAATCCTCCGCCGCGCCGGGGCGGGCGAGGATGTGCAAGTCGAAGGCGGCAAAATCGGTGAGGTCGAAGCGCATGCAGGTGGCGCCGTTCGGCATCCGCCATGCAAGGTCGGTGCGGGTCCAGTCCAGCACCGGCATGAAGTTGTAGCAGATCACCTCGATCCCTGCCCCGGCGAGGTGCTCGAGGCTGGTGATGTAGTTGGCGATGTGGCTGCTCCAGTCGCCCTGCTGCTTCTTGATGTCTTCTGAGACCGGCAGGCTCTCGACCACGTCCCAGCCGAGGCCGGAGGGCGCGCCGTCGGTCATGGTGCCGATCTCGCGCTGCCGCTTGGCGATCTCCTCGGGCGTCCACACGGCGCCGGTGGGCACATGGTGCAGCGCCGAGACGATGCCCTGCACCCCCGCCTGCAGCGTGTCGTCGATGGATACCAGGTCACGGGGGCCGAACCACCGCCAGGTCTGTTTCATGTGAGAAGCCTCCCGAGTCGTCTGTCGGGGGCAAGGTATCAGACCGCCGCGAACCTGACTAGTATGGAAGTATGGAAGTATGGTAGGCATGCGCCGGGAGGAGAGCGAATCATGACGGAGAACCGCATCACATCCGCTGCGCTGGATCCGGCATCGCCGATCACGCCGCAGATCTATGCGCATCTGCGCGACGCCATCATCCGCAACCGCCTTTCCCCCGGCGACCGTATCTCCGAGACCGAGATCGCCCGGAGTTGGGACGTCAGCCGCCAACCAGTGCGCGAGGCCTTTATCCGTCTCGCCGGCGAGGGTCTGCTGGCGGTGCTGCCTCAGCGCGGCACCATCGTGACCCGGATCACCTATTCCGACGTGCTGAACGCGCGCTTTCTGCGCGAGGCGATCGAGGCCGACATTGCCAAGATCCTCGCCCGGCGCCCCGACCCGGCGCTGATCGCCGAGCTGCGCGCCCAGCTCGAGGCACAGGAAGCGGTGGCCTCCAGCAGCCCGCAAGAGTTCATCGGGCTCGACGAGCAGTTTCACCGCACCCTCGCCGATGCCGCCGGAAAGCGCGGCGCGTGGCGGCTGATCGAGGGGCTGAAATCGCAGATGGACCGGGTGCGCTTTCTGTCGCTCGGCCATTTTCCGGTGGAAAAGCTGGTGAGCCAGCACCGCGCCATCGTGGATGCCATCGAGCAGGGAGACATGAGCGCCGCCAATGCCGCCGTCCGCACCCATCTGCGCGAGGTCCTCACCGACCTGCCGCAGATCCATGCGGCGCGGCCAGAGTTTTTCGACGTGCCGGAGGGGGAAATCCCCGAGCCGGTCAATGCACCCATCCAAGGAGGAAAAGACACATGACATTCAACTGGAAAAAGCCGGTTCTCGCCGTGGCCATGGCCGCGCTGACCGCCGTGCCCGCCTTCGCGCAGGAGATGACCCTGAAGCTGGGCCACCTCGCCAACGAGGAAAACCCCTGGCATCTCGCCTCGGTGAAGTTCGCCGAAGAGCTGGCCGCCCGCACCGACGGGCGCATCGTGGTCGAGGTCTTTCCGAACGAGAGCCTCGGCAAGGAAATCGACCTGATCAACGGCATGCAGCTTGGCACCGTGGATATGGCGATCACCGGCGAGAGCCTGCAGAACTGGGCCCCGATGGCCGCGCTCCTGGCCATTCCCTACGCCTACAAGTCCATCGAGCACATGGATGAGGTCGCTTCTGGCGAGATCGGCGAGCAGATCAACGCCGAGATTATCGAGAAGGCACAGGTTCACCCGATTGCGTACTTCGCCCGTGGCCCGCGCAACCTCACCTCGAACCGCCCGATCGAGACCCCGGCCGACCTGAACGGCCTCAAGATGCGCGTGCCCAACGTGCCGCTCTTCATAGACGTATGGTCCTCGCTTGGCGCGGCCCCCGGCCCGATGGCATTCTCCGAGGTGTTCACCTCGCTGCAGAACGGCACCATCGAAGCGCAGGAGAACCCGCTCGCCCTGATCCGCTCGGCCAGTTTCAACGAGGTGCAGAGCCACGTGAACCTCACCGAGCATGTCCGCTCCTGGGCGATCATGGCCATGGCCGAAAGTACATGGCAGAAGCTCTCCGAGGACGACCGAAAGGCAGTCATGGAAGCGGCTGCAATTGCCCAGGCCTATGAGCGTGACCTGTTCGAGAAGAGCCTCGCCGATGATCGCGCCTACCTTGAGGCCAATGGCATGACCTTCGTTGAGGTTGACGGTGCCGCCTTTGCCGCCGCTGCCAAAGACGCCGTGCTGAGCAACGTCAGCGACGAGATCCGCCCGATCGTCGAAGGGCTGTTCGCCGAGTAACCCAGCCTTCGGGCCAACGGCCGGCGTGGCTCTCCCCCGCGCCGGCCGCCTTTCATCTGACCGGAGACTGCCGCCATGCGCCTTGCTGAAACCCTCGTCCGCATCCTCACGCTCGTCGCCCGCATCGGCGCGGGTGTGGCTTTTGCGGTGCTGATCGGCACCGTGCTGGTGCAGGTCGTGGGGCGCACCACCGGGCAGTCGCCCGTCTGGACAGAGGAACTTACCCGCTTTGCCCTGCTCTATCTCGTCGCCTTCGGTGCGGGCCTCAGCCTGCGCACCGGCGATCTGGTGAACGTCGACGTGATCAGCGAGTCACTGCCGGGCAAGTTGCCCTGGATCCTGCGCCTGCTGGCTGCCGCCGCCACCGCCGCGCTCGCGCTCTACCTGCTGCCCCATGCTTGGAAATACGTGACCATCGGCAAGATGCAGACCGCCCCGGCGCTGGGCATCCGCATGACCTGGGCGCATCTCACCGTCTTCATCCTGCTCGCAGGCCTCGCCCTCTTTGCCCTGCTGCGCTGCATCGCCATGCTCTCGGGCGCCGAGGACGGCACCCCCGTGAAACCCACCGAGGAGGAATGACCTCATGGACGTGACCATTCTCCTCACCGTTTTCGTGCTCGGCCTCGCGCTGGGCGTGCCCGTTGCGATCACGCTGGGCCTCTCGTCGCTCGCCTACCTCGCGTACGCCGGCATCCCGCCGGTGGTCATGCCGCAGAAGATGTATGCGGGCATGGACGTGTTCGTGCTGCTCTCGATCCCCGGCTTCATCCTCGCCGGCAACCTGATGAACCGCGGCGGGATAACAGAGCGGATCATCAGGTTCGCCAATGCGCTGGTGGGCTGGATACGCGGTGGGCTGGGCCTGACCAATATCGCCGCCTCCATGCTCTTCGGCGGGATCACCGGCACAGCCGTAGCCGACGCCGCGTCTATTGGTGGCGTGATGATCCCCGGCATGAAGAAGGCAGGCTACCCGGCCGACTTCTCGGCTGCCGTCACCGCCGCCTCCTCCACAGTCGGCCCGATCATCCCGCCCTCGGTGCCAATGATCATCGTCGGCGCGCTCTCGGGCATCTCGGTGGGCAAGATGTTCCTCGCCGGAGCCATCCCCGGCATCCTGATGGGCCTTGCGATGATGGTGACCTGCTACATCATCTCGCGCCGCAAGAACTTTCCGCACCAACCGTGGCAGGGCTTTGGCGAGGTGGCGCGCAGCTTTGGCGGGGCGATCTGGGCGCTGGCGATGACCTTCCTGATCATCTACGGCCTGCTCTCAGGCCTCGCCACGCCGACCGAAACCGCCGTGGTCGCCTCGGTCTATGCCTTCCTCGTGGGCGCTTTCATCTACCGTGAACTGCCGCTGAAGCACGTGCCCGGCATAGTGATCGACAGCGCCGTGGCCGCTGCCGGCATCCTCGCGCTCGTCGGCTTTGCCAATGTCTTCGGCTGGATCCTCGTCTCCGAGCGCATCCCGCAGGCGATTGCCGATGGCGTGCTCTCGGTCACAGACAACAAGTTCCTCGTGCTGCTGCTGATCAACCTGCTGCTGCTCTTCGTCGGCATGTTCCTCGAGACCATCGCCGCGCTGATCATCCTCTTCGTGCCCCTTCTGGCGCTCTCCAACGCCGTCGGCATCGACCCGATCCACTTTGCCACCGTCGCCGTGCTGAACCTGATGATCGGCCTCACCACGCCGCCCGTCGGCGTGTGCCTCTTCGTCTGCGCCAACATCGCCCGGTTGCCTCTGGCGCCGGTGGTGGTGGCCATCTTCCCCTTCCTTTTGACCAACATCCTCGTGCTGCTGGCGGTCACCTACATCCCGCCGCTCGCCACCTGGTTGCCCTCGGTCCTCACACCTTAGGAGCCTGCCCATGGACGCCCGCGTTTGCCGCCTCTACGGCCAGAACGACATTCGGATCGAAACCGCCCCCGTGGCCGAGCCCGGCCCCGGAGAGGTGCTTCTGGCGCTGGCCGCGGGCGGCATCTGCGGGTCGGACCTGCATTACTACCAGGACGGCGGCTTTGGCCCGATCCGGGTGCGCGAGCCGATTATACTTGGCCATGAGGCCTCGGGCACTGTGGTGGCGGTGGGCGCAGGGGTGAGCGGCGTGGCTGAGGGCGACCGGGTGGCGATCAACCCAAGCCGCACCTGCGGCACCTGCAGCTTCTGCCAAGAGGGCCTGCCGATCCACTGTCTCTCCATGCGCTTCAATGGTTCGGCCATGCGGATGCCGCATGAGCAGGGCCTGTTCCGCGACCGGATGGTGGTGGATGCCGTGCAATGCGTGAAGGTGGCCGGCGGCGTGAGCCTGGCAGAGGCCGCCTGCGCCGAGCCGCTGGCGGTGTGCCTGCATGCCCGCAACCAGGCGGGCGACCTCGCGGGCAAGCGCGTGCTGGTCACCGGCGCAGGCCCGATCGGGGCGCTCTGCGCCGCCGCCGCCGCCGAGGCGGGCGCGGCGGAGGTGGTGGTGACCGACCTGCAGGATTTCACCCTCGGCGTGGCCACGCAGATGGGTGCGACCCACACCATCAACGTGGCGACCGAGGCCGACGCGCTGGAGCCCTATGCCGAGAACAAGGGCAGCTTCGACGTGGCCTTCGAGTGCTCCGCCGCCGCCCCCGCGATCAAGAGCGCCATCACCTGCCTGCGCCCGCGCGGGCGACTGGTGCAGGTGGGCGTGTCGGGCGATGTGCCGATCCCGCTGAACATGCTGGTCGGCAAGGAAATCGCCTATCACGGCACCCAGCGCTTCGCCGGCGAGTTCGCCGAGGCTGTGGCCCTCATCGGTAACGGGCGGATCAAGGTGGCACCAATCATCACCGGCACCTTTCCGCTGGAACAAGCGGTGGAAGCCTTCAACACCGCCGGAGACCGCAGGGGCGCGGTAAAAGTGCAAATCGCCTTCTCCGGGGACTGAACACCTAGAGAGGTGCTCAACGTTGCGCAGCGAGACCTCGCCGGTAAAGGCAGCAACTCCAACCATCTGCTCGGCCTCACCACGGCATAACGGCAGATTTGCGCACCCCATTTTTCCCGGCACCGAGAGTCATCAGGATGGAGACATGAAAGAGTTTCTATGACTCCAAAAAGATCAATCACCTGACGAAACCCACTCAACGCTTTCCTCCCACGTCGGGCGAAACGGCGGAGCATGTGATTTCCTCATACGCTGCCTGAAGGGCCGCTCTCGGCAGTGGCACCGGTGATGAGCCACGATGGTATCGCGGACGGTCCCTGCCACTCGGGAGTTCCAAGAAAGGGCGGATAACGCCATGCTCGATGCCACGCCAGAGTGGCGGAGAGCGCTACCAGAGGGGTGAATCCCCCGCGGCTGCCCACCCCCCTCTTGGCCAAACCACATGACACTGCCCCACCGCCTATCCTTGGTGTCGCAGCAGGCCAGTGCGCGACCGCCCGGAAGTTTGCGTTCCAGCAACGTTTGGCGCCGCCGGTTCTCATAGACTCCGAAGCAACAGCAATCCGTTGCAGAAGGAGAACCGAGATGCTGACGAGACGTGCCGCGCTAATGGGGGCCGCCGTGCTGGCGTCCATTCCCATGCTGACCAGACACGCCAAGGCCGAGGAGATCATGGATACCTCCATGGCCGCCCCGGTCGACCTGTCGAACCTGCAGCGCATCAAGCGCAAGCTGATCCGCCCGCCTTTCGTGCACGAGCACGAGCAGGTGGCCCCCGGCGAGCCGCGCATCGTGGAGTTCGAGATGCAGATCGTCGAGAAAGAGGTCGAGGTCGATAGCGGCGCCTACCTTCAGGCGATGACCTTCAACGGCTCGGTCCCCGGCCCGCTGATGGTGGTGCACGAGGGCGATTACGTCGAACTGACGCTCTACAACTCGCCCGAGAACCTGATGCAGCACAACATCGACTTCCACTCCGCCACGGGGGCCCTGGGCGGCGGCTCGCTGACCCTGGTCAACCCGGGCGAGAAGACCGTGCTGCGCTGGAAGGCCACCCGCCCCGGCGTGTTCGTCTACCACTGCGCCCCGGGCGGCCCGATGATCCCCTGGCACGTCGTCAGCGGCATGTCGGGCGCCATCATGGTGCTGCCGCGCGACGGGCTGAAGGATCACGAGGGCAGGCCAGTCCGCTACGACCGCGTCTTCTACATCGGCGAGAACGACTTCTACATCCCCAAGGATGAGAATGGCGACTACAAGCGCTACGAGGACGTCGGCGAAAGCTATCCCGACACGCTCGAAGTGATGAATGGCCTGATCCCCAGCCACGTCGTGTTCAACGGCAAGGTAGGGGCGCTCACGGGCGACAATGCGCTCCATGCGGCGCAAGGCGAGAAGGTGCTCTTCATCCACAGCCAAGCCAACCGCGACACCCGCCCGCACCTGATTGGTGGGCATGGCGACCTTGTGTGGGAGACCGGCAAGTTCAACAACCCGCCGGAACGCGACCTTGAAACCTGGTTCATCCGTGGCGGCTCCGCCGGGGCGGCGCTCTACGAGTTCCTCCAGCCCGGCGTCTACGCCTACGTGAACCACAACCTCATTGAGGCGGTGAACCTTGGCGCAACCGCGCACGTGGTGGTGGAGGGCGACTGGAACAATGACCTGATGGAGCAGGTTCAGGCCCCGGTCGAATACAACGCCGCCTACGAAGGCAAGACCGCGCTGCCATAAGGCGGCCACCCTGCGGGGAAGGCGCTGGGTGGCCGGAACGCTCCGGC from Oceanicola sp. D3 includes the following:
- a CDS encoding YciI family protein; translation: MQFALICRDGSDVLAKRLANRDAHLERIHAMKAEGRILDGGAILSDEGEMAGSVVLCDFPDRAALDAYLASEVYATEGIWADIEVLPFKRVQWKG
- a CDS encoding ribonuclease activity regulator RraA; this translates as MTNPLAPDTLDLLRKTSTATLSTQLFKRNFRQPFLVDVMPLSREIERFAGEAFTLRFVPSREDKDWDLGDLSKRGEDNIQWEAVEAIEAGQVLVIDSRNDPRAASAGNMLMTRMMRKGVAAAITDGAFRDGTEISQMNFPAYCRSNTATTRPAYHRAIAMQEVIGCADVAVYPGDIIVGDSDGVIVIPRAIADEVARDSYEQELREKFLFTKIDSGAPLWGTYPPNAETLAEFETWKAEGNTL
- a CDS encoding mannonate dehydratase translates to MYIGEQISFPTSERLRLSRQLGCERVVIDARPLDEVMGPDGRWDAEKIRAFTARVAAEGLRVEVMALDVGSLLLDSLYAPERAEALAEELRANIRAAGAAGIPCLKFNVQMVGITRTGMVTGRGGIKCSAFRLEDYSPEKDSRFSYRGVVLPDEDTADGKGTAGQKSAQEVPGVTEAQGWQALSYLVNALVPTAEEAGVKLAAHPHDPAYPVGGLNGVHHNLGSIEGMRRFLDLANGSPALGLNFCQGTIAEMSTEGTDYVIRAIREFGPGGHIFMVHFRNIRGGHLDFHECFPDEGDVDMAACVRAYRDAGYSGILCPDHVPLSELDPDRTRFFAFALGYTKGLLHAA
- a CDS encoding TRAP transporter small permease, which gives rise to MRLAETLVRILTLVARIGAGVAFAVLIGTVLVQVVGRTTGQSPVWTEELTRFALLYLVAFGAGLSLRTGDLVNVDVISESLPGKLPWILRLLAAAATAALALYLLPHAWKYVTIGKMQTAPALGIRMTWAHLTVFILLAGLALFALLRCIAMLSGAEDGTPVKPTEEE
- a CDS encoding L-idonate 5-dehydrogenase, encoding MDARVCRLYGQNDIRIETAPVAEPGPGEVLLALAAGGICGSDLHYYQDGGFGPIRVREPIILGHEASGTVVAVGAGVSGVAEGDRVAINPSRTCGTCSFCQEGLPIHCLSMRFNGSAMRMPHEQGLFRDRMVVDAVQCVKVAGGVSLAEAACAEPLAVCLHARNQAGDLAGKRVLVTGAGPIGALCAAAAAEAGAAEVVVTDLQDFTLGVATQMGATHTINVATEADALEPYAENKGSFDVAFECSAAAPAIKSAITCLRPRGRLVQVGVSGDVPIPLNMLVGKEIAYHGTQRFAGEFAEAVALIGNGRIKVAPIITGTFPLEQAVEAFNTAGDRRGAVKVQIAFSGD
- a CDS encoding TRAP transporter large permease, which gives rise to MDVTILLTVFVLGLALGVPVAITLGLSSLAYLAYAGIPPVVMPQKMYAGMDVFVLLSIPGFILAGNLMNRGGITERIIRFANALVGWIRGGLGLTNIAASMLFGGITGTAVADAASIGGVMIPGMKKAGYPADFSAAVTAASSTVGPIIPPSVPMIIVGALSGISVGKMFLAGAIPGILMGLAMMVTCYIISRRKNFPHQPWQGFGEVARSFGGAIWALAMTFLIIYGLLSGLATPTETAVVASVYAFLVGAFIYRELPLKHVPGIVIDSAVAAAGILALVGFANVFGWILVSERIPQAIADGVLSVTDNKFLVLLLINLLLLFVGMFLETIAALIILFVPLLALSNAVGIDPIHFATVAVLNLMIGLTTPPVGVCLFVCANIARLPLAPVVVAIFPFLLTNILVLLAVTYIPPLATWLPSVLTP
- a CDS encoding TRAP transporter substrate-binding protein, encoding MTFNWKKPVLAVAMAALTAVPAFAQEMTLKLGHLANEENPWHLASVKFAEELAARTDGRIVVEVFPNESLGKEIDLINGMQLGTVDMAITGESLQNWAPMAALLAIPYAYKSIEHMDEVASGEIGEQINAEIIEKAQVHPIAYFARGPRNLTSNRPIETPADLNGLKMRVPNVPLFIDVWSSLGAAPGPMAFSEVFTSLQNGTIEAQENPLALIRSASFNEVQSHVNLTEHVRSWAIMAMAESTWQKLSEDDRKAVMEAAAIAQAYERDLFEKSLADDRAYLEANGMTFVEVDGAAFAAAAKDAVLSNVSDEIRPIVEGLFAE
- the uxuA gene encoding mannonate dehydratase, producing the protein MKQTWRWFGPRDLVSIDDTLQAGVQGIVSALHHVPTGAVWTPEEIAKRQREIGTMTDGAPSGLGWDVVESLPVSEDIKKQQGDWSSHIANYITSLEHLAGAGIEVICYNFMPVLDWTRTDLAWRMPNGATCMRFDLTDFAAFDLHILARPGAAEDYDEALRDAAARRFAEMSEDRKAQLAKNVVFGLPGAAESFSLEDVRDHLAQYAAMSEDTLRKHLLDFLAEVVPTAERLGLRMCCHPDDPPVPLLGLPRIMSTEYHYQKLVEGVDSPANGITLCSGSLGARPDNDLPGMMERLGDRVHFLHLRNVTRETGDIRGDFHEAEHLGGDTDMVALIEAALNEEAKRKAAGRADWSIPFRPDHGQDILDDLKRSAQPGYPSIGRLKGLAELRGIIAALEPRITA
- a CDS encoding GntR family transcriptional regulator — protein: MTENRITSAALDPASPITPQIYAHLRDAIIRNRLSPGDRISETEIARSWDVSRQPVREAFIRLAGEGLLAVLPQRGTIVTRITYSDVLNARFLREAIEADIAKILARRPDPALIAELRAQLEAQEAVASSSPQEFIGLDEQFHRTLADAAGKRGAWRLIEGLKSQMDRVRFLSLGHFPVEKLVSQHRAIVDAIEQGDMSAANAAVRTHLREVLTDLPQIHAARPEFFDVPEGEIPEPVNAPIQGGKDT
- a CDS encoding nuclear transport factor 2 family protein; amino-acid sequence: MTTPAEKAEALIRHYFDMCNKADRQGLIDCFTPDGTHYFPPGLPGAPWRGAEAVADGWVMCVEKMGSKWTIEKVLCAADGREAVIEWTHWKTGIGEALRGDEWYIFNDDITKIKEIRAYYASPVDKSEPVNKLHDFDYEGRGYHMEPPTVEGRD
- a CDS encoding mannitol dehydrogenase family protein: MRLTTLEGLPDTVARPGYVPADHGVGIVHLGLGAFHKAHQAAATDTALAASGGDWRICGVSLRSPEPATQLGPQNGLFTLIERSAEGSRARVIGSVAGALCLGPDRAEVLAALTSPHTRIVSMTVTEKGYGIDRTTGGVDPSHPAIAHDLAAPEAPIGVAGLLVWALQARRAAGHPPFTVLCCDNLPENGPLLRGLLVDFARRTAPEVADFIAAEVAFPSTMVDRITPAATPETLADAEAMTGQRDEAAVETEAFTQWVIEDSFPTGRPAWEAAGAMFVADVKPYEEMKLRMLNGAHSMLAYTGFLSGHRHVSDVMQDASLAALVRRHLAAAAATLPELPGVDFAAYAEALCTRFSNPHLRHQTYQIAMDGTEKLPQRILAPAEVAVSKGHSVEPFAFAIAAWMRYAMGKTDAGEAFELRDPREAELRRFANDTDDTATTVSNLMEMPGLFPKSLIANPRLHRSVTAKLDAMRQSGMAGAIRTEAGAQAQ